A segment of the Numida meleagris isolate 19003 breed g44 Domestic line chromosome 21, NumMel1.0, whole genome shotgun sequence genome:
NNNNNNNNNNNNNNNNNNNNNNNNNNNNNNNNNNNNNNNNNNNNNNNNNNNNNNNNNNNNNNNNNNNNNNNNNNNNNNNNNNNNNNNNNNNNNNNNNNNNNNNNNNNNNNNNNNNNNNNNNNNNNNNNNNNNNNNNNNNNNNNNNNNNNNNNNNNNNNNNNNNNNNNNNNNNNNNNNNNNNNNNNNNNNNNNNNNNNNNNNNNNNNNNNNNNNNNNNNNNNNNNNNNNNNNNNNNNNNNNNNNNNNNNNNNNNNNNNNNNNNNNNNNNNNNNNNNNNNNNNNNNNNNNNNNNNNNNNNNNNNNNNNNNNNNNNNNNNNNNNNNNNNNNNNNNNNNNNNNNNNNNNNNNNNNNNNNNNNNNNNNNNNNNNNNNNNNNNNNNNNNNNNNNNNNNNNNNNNNNNNNNNNNNNNNNNNNNNNNNNNNNNNNNNNNNNNNNNNNNNNNNNNNNNNNNNNNNNNNNNNNNNNNNNNNNNNNNNNNNNNNNNNNNNNNNNNNNNNNNNNNNNNNNNNNNNNNNNNNNNNNNNNNNNNNNNNNNNNNNNNNNNNNNNNNNNNNNNNNNNNNNNNNNNNNNNNNNNNNNNNNNNNNNNNNNNNNNNNNNNNNNNNNNNNNNNNNNNNNNNNNNNNNNNNNNNNNNNNNNNNNNNNNNNNNNNNNNNNNNNNNNNNNNNNNNNNNNNNNNNNNNNNNNNNNNNNNNNNNNNNNNNNNNNNNNNNNNNNNNNNNNNNNNNNNNNNNNNNNNNNNNNNNNNNNNNNNNNNNNNNNNNNNNNNNNNNNNNNNNNNNNNNNNNNNNNNNNNNNNNNNNNNNNNNNNNNNNNNNNNNNNNNNNNNNNNNNNNNNNNNNNNNNNNNNNNNNNNNNNNNNNNNNNNNNNNNNNNNNNNNNNNNNNNNNNNNNNNNNNNNNNNNNNNNNNNNNNNNNNNNNNNNNNNNNNNNNNNNNNNNNNNNNAGGGATCTGGGTGTGGGGGCTCCGTGGGGCGCAGGGCCGTGGCTCAGCGGGCAGGGATGGCtctggggctggagggggggGGATGGGTCGGGGACACGGCAGCGCTGACGGCCGCGGTGGGGGCAgggggcggcggcggtggcACAGGCGGTGCGGGCGCTGGTGCTGGTGCCCTCCAAGGAGCTGGGGCGGCAGGTGGTGCAGAGCCTGCGGCAGCTGGCAGCGTTCTGCGCCCGCGACGTGCGAGTGGCCGACGTCTGCGCTCAGACCGACCTCGCCGCCCAGAAGTGAGTCGTCCCCGTGTCCGTCCCTCCTCACCCCCCCGTGCCCTGCGAGCGTGGGGACGGCCCCGGGGTGACCCTGTGTgcgtccccccccccccccaggccGGTGCTGATGGAGAAGCCGGACGTGGTGGTGGGCACGCCGGGGCGGGTGCTGGCGCACCTCAACGCCCGCAGCCTGATGCTGCGCCACTcgctggagctgctggtgctggatGAGGCCGACCTGCTGCTGTCCTTCGGCTTCGGGGAGGACCTCAAGGCCCTGCTGTGGTGAGGGGGGGTACAGCTGGGGGCTTCAGGGGCACTGGGAAGGTTTGGGGGGGCTCTGCCGTGGTGGGAGGGGTCCTTGTGGGGGTACAGCTGGGGGCTTGGGGGGTGTTGGGAAAATATGAGGGGCTCTGCTGTGGTGAAGGGGGGTACAGCTGGGGGTTAGGGGCGTTGGGAAGGCTTGGGGGGGGTTCTGCTGTGGTGAGGGGGGTACAGCTGGGGGTTTGGGGGTGTTGGAAAGGTTTGGGGGGCTTTGCTGTTGTGGGTGGGTACGTCTAGGGTTTGAGGGCATTGGGAAGGTTTTGGGGGGGTTCTGCTGTGATGTGGGTGTACAGCTGAGGGTTGCAGGTGTTGGGAAGGTACGGGGGGCTCTGCTGTGGTGAGGGGGGTACAGCTGGGGGCCTGGGGAGTCTTGGGAAGGTTTTGGGGGGGCTCTGCTTTGGGGAACGTGTGCAGTTGTGGCATGTCAATGGGGAGGGCGCAGGTGGGAGTTTTGGGGGCACATGCgctgctgtgggatgctgctggggtTTGAGACTCGGGGAGCGCAGGCGAAGGGTTGGAAAACACAGAGGATTTGGGGGGGCACACATGCAACTGTGGGGTACACAAAGGGTGGGGGGGCGCAGGGGGGGGTGTGGAAGCAGAGCACTGCAAGGTTTGGGGCGCGCGTTCGTGATTGCGGGGCGTTGCTGGGGCgatggggtggggggacacTGCGGGTTTTCAGAGCACAGCCAAGGCCGGAGCTTTTTGGGGCGCAGCCTCTGGGCTGGAGGGGCCGCCTGGTGCCGAGGGGACAAGGACCAATGTTCCCCCTTCcattcctccccccccccccccccccccccccccccccagccatCTCCCCAAGATCTACCAGGCGCTGCTCATGTCGGCCACCTTCAACCCCGACGTGGAGGCCCTgaaggagctggtgctgcacaACCCGGTGAGCAGGCGCGGGGCGAAGGCCGGGAGGGGGGCGTGGGGGGGTCCCCAGCCCCCAGTCCTGACGCAGCCGCCGCAGGTGACGGTGCGGCCGCAGGAGCCGCGGCTGCcgggcagcagccagctgcgGCAATTGGTGGTGCGCTGCGAGACGGAGGAGGACAAGTTCCTGCTGCTGTACGCCGTGCTGAAGCTGGCGCTGGTGCGGGGCCGCGCGCTGCTCTTCGTCAGCACCCTGCCCCGCTGCTACCGCCTCAAGCTCTTCCTGGAGCAGTTCGGCATCGCCGCCTGCGCCCTCAACTCCGAGCTGCCCGCGCGCTCCCGGTACCGCTGAGGAGGGGGGGGTGTCGGGATCGGGGGCCGGTGCTGGCGGTGGGTGTGCTGAGGGTCCCCCCCCTTGCCCGCCCCCAGGTGCCACGTCATCGCGCAGTTCAACCGCGGCATCTACGATTACATCGTGGCCACCGACGAGGAGGCAGCGCCGGGCACGGCGCCCACGGAGCCAACCCAGCGCAGGAAGCGGAAAGGGGCTGCCGAGAGGTGAGGGGCACCAACCGGGGACCCGTGGGTGCCACCAACCAGGGACCCGTGGGTGCCACCGGGGCGGTGCCCACTGTGGGCAGGGATGAGGAGTCGTGGTTGAGCTGCTGTGCCCGTGCCACACGAGTGTCCTTGCCCCGCTGTCCCCATGCCCTGGGGTGTCCCTGTGTCTGTGCTGGAGCATTTTGTCTTGCTCTGGGGGACAGGCCACATCGCTGTCCCCCTTTTTGTGGGGGTCTCTTTGCTCTGGGGCCTCGTGTCCCTGTGGTCTCAGGGTCCGCACCCCCATTTCCCCCccatttctttcccctcttccagCAAAGGCAGCGATCCCGAGTACAGCGTGGCGCGGGGCATCGACTTCCAGAACGTGGGCACCGTCATCAACTTCGACGTGCCGGCGGCCGTGGAGTCGTACATCCACCGCGTGGGGAGGTACGTGGGGGGCAGGGCTGACCCCCGGGGGGAGGGGACAGGGGGGGTTCACCTGCAGGGACCCCAACCCCATCCCTCCTCTGCCCGCAGGACGGCACGCGCTGACAACCCCGGCACGGCGCTCACCTTCGTGCTGCCCGAGGAGCGCGAGCAGCTGGCGCAGATCGAGGATGTGTTGGCNNNNNNNNNNAGCGAGGTGAGGGGAGGGGGGTGACACTTTGTCACCGCGTCCCCTTGGGTGCCGGGAGCGAGGTGACCCCGTGTGCGTCCCCAGAGAACGGCGAGTCCATGCTGCAGCCCTACAAGTTCTGCATGGAGGAGATCGAGGCGCTGCGCTACCGCTGCCGGGTGAGGGGGGGTGGGGATGATGGGGGGGGACGGTAGGGATGAGGGGCAGCGGTGCCAGCCCCCGCCTCTGACCCCGTGTCCCCCCCTACCCCCTCCAGGACGCCATGCGCTCCGTCACCAAGCAGGCGGTGAAGGAAGCTCGGCTGCGGGAGATCAAGGAGGAGCTGCTCAACTCGGAGAAGCTCAAGGTACCGAAGCGGGGCGGCGTGGGGTGGTGTGGGGTGGTGTGGGGCGCTGCCAGCCCCTCACATccccccctttcccctttctgtgTCCAGACATACTTCGAGGACAACCCCCGTGACCTGCACGTCCTGCGGCACGACAAGCCGCTGCACCCCGCCATCGTCAAACCGCACCTGCGCCACGTGCCCGACTACCTGGGTGCGGCCCCACACCGCTGGGGgggggttagggttaggattagagttaggagcggggcgggggctgGGGGGGATGGTTTCCGGGCTGGGGGACGTGCCTTCACCCCGCTGTCTTCCCGCAGTGCCCCCCACTCTGCGCGGCGTCGCCAAACCCGACCTCAAGAAGCGCAGGCGGCTGCGGCTGCCCCACGGCGGTGCCAAGCGGCCGGCCGGCCCCAGGGTGAGGGTCAGAAAACCCCCCAGCCATGGAtctcccacccccccccccccccccccccccccagctttTCTATGGGTCTAACACCGcttctctcccttctgcagTCCCGCCGCACCGGCAACCCGCTGCAGAGCTTCAAGTACGCCCGGCACCGTGCCaagcgccgcgccgcgccgccctCCTGACCCCCCCGGGACCCCCACGCCATCCCCAGGGCACGGGGTGGCTCGGGGCCATGGGGCCGTGCTCAATAAAGGTGCCGTGGGGCCGCGCCGTGCCGGTGGTCTGAGTGTCGTGCACGCGGCGGGGGGGCCGGGATCGGTGACGCAGGGCTGGGATCCTGCCCCGATGCGCGGGACAAAGTGCCAGGGCGTTCCCGGTGCCAGGGCCATAAACGGGGCCGGGGGCACAGTGCAGGTGGCGGTGccatgggggggggggctccGTGCCCCCTCCCGGCGTCTGGCCCCGCACCGCAGCCCCCATAGCGTCGCCCCACGGCGTGGCATGGCCCCGGGCGCTGTCCCGGCTGCCGCACGGCGTTGGGTGCCACGCGTCCCCCGGTGCTGAACCTCGGCCGCGTTGAGCCCGGTGGGTGCCAGCTGCGGGCGCATCTTATCGCAGCCGCGGCATCTTATCGGGGCAGCTCTTCTCCAAGGCTGTGTGTTGTCCCTGAACCTTCCTGGCAGCGCCGCGGGCACTTTACCCCCGGCAGCGCCGTTGCCGTCAGCAGGAGCCGCTCGTGGTGCCCATGGGGTGCGGGGCCCTGTCCCTGCTCCCCCCACCACGGGCACCGGCCCGGCCCCCTCGCCCCGCGCTGTGGGTTCTCCCCGTGGGTCGGCACGAGCTCCGGGGCCGTTCCCAGGGTGGAAGCGGGGACCCCATAGCGCGCAGCGGGTGACTCAGCCCCACATCCGCGGCGCTGCCCGCTCCCACGGGCACAGAGGGGCACCTCCCCGCGCTGCGTGCCCGCCGGCGGCACCGATCGATCGGGGTTAATGATCACAGCGACTTTACAGCTCCCCCGCGGGCTGATTGGCCTCGCGCTGTCAGACCAGCGGCCCTGAAAGGCGGCAGCCGCCCCGCTGCGCTCACACCGGGTCCTGCCGCGGCCGGGCGACGCCGGCGGCGTCTCCTGTCCCACCATGGTGGCAGCCCCGGCGCTGGCCGGCACCGTGCTGGGCGCGCTGCTGGCACTGGTAGGCGCGCGGTgctgggagggggctggggttggggctggTGTGGATTTGGGTTGGGGCTGGGTTGGGGTTTGGATCTGTCTGGGTTTGGATTTGGGTCGGTCTGGATGGGTCTGGTGTGGATTTGGATATAGGCTTGGATCCGGCTTTGGGTCCGGGCCTGGATTTGGGGCTGGGTCTGGGTTTGGGTTGGAGTTTGGATCCGGGTTTGAGTTGGGTTTGGTGTGGATTTGGGTCTGGGTCTGGTCTGGGGCTGAGTTTCAGTTTGCATTTGGGTTTGCTTTGGGTTGGGTCTGGGCTTGGGTTCGGGTTGGACTTGGGTCTGTGAGTGGTTCCGGGGTGGATTTGGGTCtgggtttgggttttgattTAGATCCGGGTTTGGATTCAGCTTTAGGTCTGGATCTGGGTCTGGATTTGGGTCTGGGTCTGAGATTTGGTTTGGATTTGGGTTGGGTCTGGTGTGGATTTGGGTCGGGATTTGGGTTTCGTTTGGATTCAGGTTTGGGTCTGGGGTCTGGGTCTGGGTCTGAGTTCCAGTTTGGATCTCgatttgggtttgggttgggtctggtttgggttttggtCTGGATTTGGGTTTCATTTGGATTCAGGTTTGGGGCTGGTCTGGGTTTGGATTGGTCTGGGTTTGGGGCTGGGGTCTGGGTCTGAGTTTCGGTTTGGATCTCGATTCGGGCTTGGGTTGGGGCTGGGTCTGGGCTTGGGTTCAGGCCTGGGTCCGAGTTTGGGTTTGTGTTGGTCTGGTTTTGGCTCTGGGCTCTGGCTCTGGGTTTGCTCAGGGCCTGGGTTTGGGTCTGGGTCTGATTTGTGGTCTGAGGTCGGATCGGGGTTGTAtttggggttgggtttggggtCAGGGTCTGGTTTCACATCCATGGGAGCAGCACCGACACCCATGGCTGCGCTGCACCGCAGGCCGCGCCGGAGCTGACGCTGATCCACCGCGCCGGTTACTGCGCCTTCTACGGCAACTGCGGCCGCAACCCGGAGCTGAACAACTCCCTGGTGGGCACGGACGTGCCCTGCCTGTCCAACACCCCGGCCCGCCTGGCCTCGGCGCcgctgctggccgtgctgcGCTCCGTGTGCCCCGAGCTGGTGCGGGGCGACAACTCCACGCGCGTCTGCTGCTCGCTGGCTCAGCTGAGCGCCCTGCAGCTCTCGGTGGCTCTGTCGGGCGCCGTGCTGTCCCGCTGCCCCTCGTGCGCCCGCAACTTCGCCAACCTGCACTGCAACAACATCTGCAGCCCCGACCAGAGCCTGTTCATCAACGTCACCCGCGTCGTCAACCGCACCACGGCGCTGGGGCTGCGCCAGGAGGCGGTGGTGGAATATCAGTGCTTCTACGAGCGGGGCTACGCCGAGGCCGCCTTCGATTCGTGCATCGGGGTGAGGCTGCCGGCCACGGGCGGCTACGCGCTGGACACCATGTGCGGGATCTACGGCGCCCGGCTGTGCACGGCGCAGCGCTGGCTGGATTTCCAGGGCGATACCAGCAACGGGCTGGCCCCGCTGCGGATCCGCTTCCGGCTGCTGCCCAACGGCACCGGGCCCGGCGCCGGCGTCGAGCCGCTGAGCGGCAGCCCCTGGCCATGCCNNNNNNNNNNNNNNNNNNNNNNNNNNNNNNNNNNNNNNNNNNNNNNNNNNNNNNNNNNNNNNNNNNNNNNNNNNNNNNNNNNNNNNNNNNNNNNNNNNNNNNNNNNNNNNNNNNNNNNNNNNNNNNNNNNNNNNNNNNNNNNNNNNNNNNNNNNNNNNNNNNNNNNNNNNNNNNNNNNNNNNNNNNNNNNNNNNNNNNNNNNNNNNNNNNNNNNNNNNNNNNNNNNNNNNNNNNNNNNNNNNNNNNNNNNNNNNNNNNNNNNNNNNNNNNNNNNNNNNNNNNNNNNNNNNNNNNNNNNNNNNNNNNNNNNNNNNNNNNNNNNNNNNNNNNNNNNNNNNNNNNNNNNNNNNNNNNNNNNNNNNNNNNNNNNNNNNNNNNNNNNNNNNNNNNNNNNNNNNNNNNNNNNNNNNNNNNNNNNNNNNNNNNNNNNNNNNNNNNNNNNNNNNNNNNNNNNNNNNNNNNNNNNNNNNNNNNNNNNNNNNNNNNNNNNNNNNNNNNNNNNNNNNNNNNNNNNNNNNNNNNNNNNNNNNNNNNNNNNNNNNNNNNNNNNNNNNNNNNNNNNNNNNNNNNNNNNNNNNNNNNNNNNNNNNNNNNNNNNNNNNNNNNNNNNNNNNNNNNNNNNNNNNNNNNNNNNNNNNNNNNNNNNNNNNNNNNNNNNNNNNNNNNNNNNNNNNNNNNNNNNNNNNNNNNNNNNNNNNNNNNNNNNNNNNNNNNNNNNNNNNNNNNNNNNNNNNNNNNNNNNNNNNNNNNNNNNNNNNNNNNNNNNNNNNNNNNNNNNNNNNNNNNNNNNNNNNNNNNNNNNNNNNNNNNNNNNNNNNNNNNNNNNNNNNNNNNNNNNNNNNNNNNNNNNNNNNNNNNNNNNNNNNNNNNNNNNNNNNNNNNNNNNNNNNNNNNNNNNNNNNNNNNNNNNNNNNNNNNNNNNNNNNNNNNNNNNNNNNNNNNNNNNNNNNNNNNNNNNNNNNNNNNNNNNNNNNNNNNNNNNNNNNNNNNNNNNNNNNNNNNNNNNNNNNNNNNNNNNNNNNNNNNNNNNNNNNNNNNNNNNNNNNNNNNNNNNNNNNNNNNNNNNNNNNNNNNNNNNNNNNNNNNNNNNNNNNNNNNNNNNNNNNNNNNNNNNNNNNNNNNNNNNNNNNNNNNNNNNNNNNNNNNNNNNNNNNNNNNNNNNNNNNNNNNNNNNNNNNNNNNNNNNNNNNNNNNNNNNNNNNNNNNNNNNNNNNNNNNNNNNNNNNNNNNNNNNNN
Coding sequences within it:
- the DDX56 gene encoding probable ATP-dependent RNA helicase DDX56 (The sequence of the model RefSeq protein was modified relative to this genomic sequence to represent the inferred CDS: added 5 bases not found in genome assembly), which encodes RPRWGQGAAAVAQAVRALVLVPSKELGRQVVQSLRQLAAFCARDVRVADVCAQTDLAAQKPVLMEKPDVVVGTPGRVLAHLNARSLMLRHSLELLVLDEADLLLSFGFGEDLKALLCHLPKIYQALLMSATFNPDVEALKELVLHNPVTVRPQEPRLPGSSQLRQLVVRCETEEDKFLLLYAVLKLALVRGRALLFVSTLPRCYRLKLFLEQFGIAACALNSELPARSRCHVIAQFNRGIYDYIVATDEEAAPGTAPTEPTQRRKRKGAAESKGSDPEYSVARGIDFQNVGTVINFDVPAAVESYIHRVGRTARADNPGTALTFVLPEEREQLAQIEDVLAGENGESMLQPYKFCMEEIEALRYRCRDAMRSVTKQAVKEARLREIKEELLNSEKLKTYFEDNPRDLHVLRHDKPLHPAIVKPHLRHVPDYLVPPTLRGVAKPDLKKRRRLRLPHGGAKRPAGPRSRRTGNPLQSFKYARHRAKRRAAPPS